GTCGTCAGGGTATCCAGGATCCCGGTCAGCTGTTCCCGGAACCCGGCCCAGGCCCATCGGGCGGTCAAAAGCAGGGCAATGAGCGTCGCGGTGGTGAGAGCTGCCCGAATGCGGTATCCCCGGATCTCCTTCGGATCTTCCAGGTACGAATCCGGGCCAATCGGTCTTGCTTGTTCCAGGGTCTGGGTCCGTGGTTGGGCAAGAGGCGCCGGACGCCCAACGGCCGGAACCGGTGTCGTCGGCTGCATTGCAGGAACGGTCTTTACAACGCCGGGCGATTCGACGACAGCCGTCCGATCGATGAGTTCGGTTGGCTCGGGTTCAAGCGATTCGGGCTCAATAACAGGCCGGGGACGCGGTTCTGCGACGAACTCGACGTCGGTAGCCGTGGCCACGCCCAGCAAACGTTCTTCCTCGGCCGGCGTCGACATCAGAATCTGGGTTGGTTCCCCTGCCTCATCGTCCGGTACATCGTCCGCCTCATCGATCGGACCATCGTCTGGTTCATCGTCCAGGCCCGGTAGCTCGACTTCGGCATCGACACCGATCAAGTGCGTTTGGCCATCTGGCATATCGGCATCTAACTCAAATTCGAGCTCTGACTCCGTCTGGAGAGGTGGAGCCTCGGGATCCGGCTCATCATCGACCGGTTGCTCCCTCTCGAACTGCCAGCTCTCGCGAAGTTCGCTTTGGATTGGCTTTTCCGGTCCAACCCGGAGAGTTTCCGGACGCCGATCGTTTTCAAGCAGGTAGGACCTCGGTTCAGCCGCTTTCGCCGGTCCCGGGGTCTTGAACGACGCAAGATCAGCATCAAGGCGATCGGGATCCTCGACCAGCGGCATTGGAAAAGACGGTCTCCAGGTGGGTTCCACAACCGGAGGCAACTCTTCCGGAGATGGGCCATCGGTCAGACCGGCGGCCGCCAGGTCATCCGGCCCGTCCAGTTCATCGGCCATGTCAGGTGTCTCCAGAGGCGCCACTCCCGCCAACCCGGCCAGCAACGAGCCGTCTATGCCGAGCGCGGATGCCACCGATTCAAGAACGGCACGATCGTTGGGCGTAGCCCGATCACGTTCCCAGGATCGGATCGTCGACGGGCTCCGACCGACCAGGTCAGCCAACTGTTGCTGGGTCAGGCCCATCTCGATGCGATGCTCTTTGACGAGTTGTCCAAACGATGCGGTCATTGAGTCCCTTGAAACGACTGACGTAACCGCAACGGTAGCGTCACCCGAACGCAGTGCACAGGTTTGGTACTAGCCTGCCGCCTGGAGGCGACTGGACGCCTGGTGGGTCCCACGGTCTTCAAAACCGATGGGGGATCGAAAGGTCCCCGGCGGGTTCGATTCCCGTCCGCCTCCGCCAATCGAGAACCGAACAAAGAAAGTTCATGAGCAAGTTCACAGTCATGTCCGGCTGGAGAGTAGGTCGGGCCAAGGAAGAGTCGACCCGTTCCGGGTTGCTCGTCCCCATCACATCCGAGAACAACAATGATGCTCTGGCACTCATGGACATCATGTCCGGTCACCAGTTTTGGGCTGTGCCGACCGGCGCCTGGCGGTTCCTTCTTCCGGAGTCGGGAGAACTGGTTGTGGCCGTCCGCGAATCTCAGATCATCGCCGAACAGGCGACCACGGATGGCAATTCCAACGACGACACGGGCAACTATCTCTAGCGATATTCGCCGGCACGACTCCCCCGAGCCGGGTACCGTCGCGTCCCCATCTACTTGGAATGCTCATGACATACGAAGGTAGGCAGCGCCGGCGACTCACGGCCACCGTCACCGATCTCGAAGTCGAGGTCCAGAAGGCGTTTCTGGTTGGTGTGCTGCTGTATGGCGACTCGCTCGACGACGCCAAACGCTCGCTTGAGGAATTATCACTACTCACCCAGACTGCCGGGTCCGACCCGGTGGACGCCGAGCTGCTCAAGCGCGATCGACCCGACCCGGCCCGATTCATCGGGAAAGGTCAGGCCGAAGAGCTGGCAGCTGTCACGAAAGCACTCGACATCGACGTTGTTGTGTTCGACAACGACCTGACTCCGGTTCAGCAACGCAACCTCTCGAAGATATTTCAATGTGATGTCGTCGACCGCGTCGCCGTGATCCTCGACATCTTCGCCCAGCACGCCACGTCGAAAGAAGGCATGCTCCAGGTCGAGCTCGCCTTGTTGCGGTATCACCTGCCGAGGCTGCGCGGCAAGGGCACCGAATTGAGCCGCCAGGGATTCGGACTCGGTGGGATCGGCTCGCGCGGTCCTGGTGAAACACGCCTTGAGACCGATCGGCGGCGTATTTACTCCCGGGTTGCCAGATTGGAAAACGAGATCAAAGGTCTCAGCAGTTCGCGCAACACCCAGCGCAAGGCCCGCCGATCCTCGAACATCCCCCTGGTAGCTCTGGTGGGATACACGAATGCCGGCAAATCGACCTTGCTCAACCAGATAACCGACGCCGGAGTACTCACCGAAGATCGCCTCTTCTCGACTCTCGGTTCGACCGTCCGCAAAGCTCACCTACCGTCCGGCGACGACATCCTTCTCTCCGATACTGTGGGGTTTGTGCGTCGGCTCCCCCACATGCTGGTGGAGGCTTTCCGATCAACGCTCGAGGAGATCAACGACGCCACGATGATGCTGCACATCGTTGATGGTTCCGATCCGGGAGCCGAATCGCAGATCGCCGCGGTTCGTGAGGTACTTGTCGAGATCGGTGCCGCCGAAATCGAGGAACAGCTGGTATTCAACAAGATCGACCTTGCCGACCCCGTGGCGATCGGACGCCTCCACCGGGTCTTTCCTGACGCAGCCTTTGTTTCGGCCCTCACCGGCGAAGGCGTCGGGGATCTCGGCCACACGATCGCCAAACG
This window of the Acidimicrobiia bacterium genome carries:
- the hflX gene encoding GTPase HflX, whose translation is MTYEGRQRRRLTATVTDLEVEVQKAFLVGVLLYGDSLDDAKRSLEELSLLTQTAGSDPVDAELLKRDRPDPARFIGKGQAEELAAVTKALDIDVVVFDNDLTPVQQRNLSKIFQCDVVDRVAVILDIFAQHATSKEGMLQVELALLRYHLPRLRGKGTELSRQGFGLGGIGSRGPGETRLETDRRRIYSRVARLENEIKGLSSSRNTQRKARRSSNIPLVALVGYTNAGKSTLLNQITDAGVLTEDRLFSTLGSTVRKAHLPSGDDILLSDTVGFVRRLPHMLVEAFRSTLEEINDATMMLHIVDGSDPGAESQIAAVREVLVEIGAAEIEEQLVFNKIDLADPVAIGRLHRVFPDAAFVSALTGEGVGDLGHTIAKRLADQYEDVKLSIPYDRADVVAAIYRDGTVLSTDHGEEGTVVRARIHTTRMNRFREFAV